Proteins encoded in a region of the Pieris napi chromosome 5, ilPieNapi1.2, whole genome shotgun sequence genome:
- the LOC125049809 gene encoding uncharacterized protein LOC125049809 produces MKSLVLCVVMAVVVAAVPVPQREGAAYTKEAIKQAQNTYLIPKDAVIHKVEEGIELAAYESIPGNQKINLFEILGDQLPSEVINNLQTQVNHVGQQ; encoded by the exons ATGAAGTCGTTAGTTCTGTGTGTCGTGATGGCAGTGGTTGTGGCCGCAGTACCCGTGCCACAGCGAGAAGGCGCCGCCTACACCAAAGAGGCTATCAAGCAGGCACAGAACACATACCTCATTCCCAAGGATGCGGTGATACATAAG GTCGAAGAAGGTATCGAATTAGCGGCATACGAGTCAATCCCCGGAAACCAAAAGATTAATTTGTTTGAAATCCTTGGAGATCAGCTGCCGTCAGAAGTGATAAACAACCTGCAGACCCAGGTCAACCACGTCGGTCAGCAGTAA